GTTCAGGAAATGGTTCGCTTGTATACAGATAATCTTCAAGTTTCATATGATGACCGGCTGATTGTGAAAGGACTGTCGGTTAAAATACCCGACAAGAAAGTAACCGCGATCATCGGGGCGAATGGATGCGGCAAGTCGACTTTCCTAAAAGCTGTTACCCGCCTGATTCCTCACCAATCTGGAGAGATTATTTTGGATGGCGGAACTATCGTAAAACAAAAAACAAAACAGCTTGCACAAAAACTCGCAATCCTTCCCCAAACGCAAGAGGCCGCCAGCGGATTAACGGTTGGAGAATTGGTGTCCTACGGCAGGTTCCCCTATCAAAATGCGATGGGCCGTCTGACTGCCCGCGATATGGATGTGATTAATTGGGCGCTGGATGTCACCAATACAGCTGATTTCAAACATCGGCAAGTCGACGCACTATCGGGCGGCCAGCGTCAGCGTGTCTGGATTGCGATGGCACTTGCTCAGGAAACAGATATCATCTTCCTGGATGAGCCGACCACCTATCTGGATATGGCCCATCAGCTGGAAGTACTGGAGCTGCTGCAAAAACTCAATGCCGAACAGCAGCGCACAATCATCATGGTGCTTCACGACTTAAATCAGGCAGCACGTTTTGCCGATTTCATCATCGCGATGAAAGACGGAGAAATTGTACAGGCCGGCATGTGCGAAGAAGTCATACGGCCAGATATCTTGCGGAAAGTATTTAGAATCGACGCAGAAATTGGGATGGATCCAAGAACGGGAAAACCGTTGTGCATCACATATGATTTACTCAAAGGAGACGAATAACAGATGAAGAGATTTTTACTGCCCGTCCTTTTCCTGCTCATAGTAGCTTTAGGAGCATGCGGCAATAAGCAGGATGAGCCTGCAAAAGAAGAAGCACCCGCGAAAGAAGAAGCAAGCGGCACGATTACTTATGAATCTGAAGACGGGCCGGTAGAAGTTCCGGCTGACCCGAAGCGCGTTATCGCATTAAGCTTTGCCGGAAATATTATGGCGCTCGATGTGGATATAGTCGGAGTAGATTCATGGTCAAAGATGAATCCGCGCTTTGACTCTGTTCTTGGTGAAATAGAAGAAGTGTCGGATGAAAATATCGAAAAGATTATTGAACTGGATCCGGATTTAATTATTGGATACAATACCGCTAAAAATATTGATAAATTAAAAGAAATTGCCCCAACCGTTACGTTTACTTACGGAAAAGTCGATTATCTGACGCAGCATATCGAGATTGGAAAGCTGTTGAATAAAGAAGAAGAAGCAACGAAATGGGTAGAGGATTTTAAACAACGTGCACAGGCTGCCGGAGAAGAGATCAAAGCTAAAATTGGTGAAGACACTACCGTTTCAGTTGTCGAAAATTTCGACAAACAGTTATATGTATACGGCGATAACTGGGGCAGAGGAACGGAGATCCTATATCAGGAAATGAAACTGGCCATGCCGGAGAAAGTAAAAGAGATGGCGCTAGAAGCTGGTTATTATGCTTTATCTACCGAAGTGCTGCCCGAGTTTGCCGGTGATTATATGATTTTGAGCAAATTTAATGCTGCAGATAATTCCTTTATGGAAACAGAAACATACAAAAACATCCCCGCTGTGAAAAACCATCAAGTATTTGAAGTAAATGGCGAGGAATTCTATTTTAACGATCCGCTTACACTTGATTATCAATTAGAGTTCTTCAAGGAGCACTTTTTAGAAACTAAGTAAACGCTGATGTCAGGAGAATGCATTACAGCATGGCGTTCTCTATAAAGTGAAGGGGCCTTCGACTTCTGAAGTGCCTCTTTTCTTATGAAAGGAAAGGAGCAGATCGATATGACCGAACAGCCAAACAAAAAACTTTTTTCTTTTGGCAGTAAATTGCTGGCATGTATACTGCTTCTGTTGATAGTGTTCGTCTGTTCGATGAAGCTGGGTGCCGCCCAAACTTCTTGGCATGATATTTGGCTGTCGTTTACAGACAGCAGTGATAAAAATGCTCTGCTGCTGAAAGAAATTCGAATGCCCCGGGAAGTCGGTGCTGTGCTCGTCGGAGCTGCATTGGCCATTTCCGGTGCAATCATGCAGGGCATGACGCGTAATCCACTGGCCGATCCCGGTTTACTTGGACTGACTGCAGGGGCTAATGCGGCGTTGGCAATTGCACTGGCATTCATCCCGTCTATTAATTACTTTGGTATCATGACAGCCTGCTTTATCGGATCTGCCGCAGGCGCCCTTTTCGTATTCGGGATTGCTTCCGCCAAGCGCGGCGGTTTTTCTCCAATTCGTCTGATTTTGGCCGGCGCCGCAGTATCAACCTTCTTATTTGCTATAGCAGAAGGCGTTGGGTTGTATTTCAAGATTTCCAAAAATACTTCGATGTGGACTGCAGGTGGCTTGATCGGAACAACATGGACTCAGCTTCAGACCATCGCTCCTGTGATTCTGGCAGGTATTTTCATGGCAATTCTTCTCTCCCGTCAGCTAACTCTGTTAAGTTTGAATGAAGAAGTGGCGATCGGGCTTGGACAAAACACATTCAAAGTAAAAATCATGCTATTTATCATTATTATTTTACTGGCCGGGGCAGCTGTGGCTCTTGCGGGGAATCTGGCATTCGTCGGTTTAATGATTCCTCATATTGTTCGTGCTATCGTCGGGACGGACTATCGGTTCATTATTCCGTTCTCTGCTGCGGCCGGCGGAACGTTCATGCTGCTGGCAGACATACTGGGCCGGACATTGCAGGCACCTTTTGAAACGCCTGTTGCCGCGCTAGTTGCAATTATTGGACTGCCGTTCTTTCTTTTAATCGTACGCAGAGGAGGCCGAGCATTCTCATGATTCTTCCGCATATACGAAAAAAACAACGCTTCTTGATTGGTGTATTTGTTTTATTAATCCTGCTGTTAAGCACGATCGCAATGGGTCTTGGATACGCATCACTTGAATGGAAGAGGATAGTTCCCGCGCTACTTGGACAAGGGACGTTCAAAGAAGAATTCGTGCTGTATTCCATCCGGCTCCCCCGCATTATTTTGACCATACTTGCAGGTGCTGCACTCGCTTTATCCGGTGCTATTCTGCAGGGAATCACACGAAACGACCTGGCTGACCCTGGAATCATCGGAATTAATTCAGGGGCCGGAGCTGCCATCGCCGTTTTCTTTCTGTTTTTCCCGATAGACGCAGGAATTTTCTCTGTATTGTTACCGCTGGTCGGATTTGCCGGCGCCGTCGCGACATCCATCCTGATTTATCTCTTTGCATACAATCGCAAAACTGGACTTCAGCCAATGTGGCTCGTTCTAGTCGGGATCGGGTTTTCCATGGCACTCTCCGGTGTCATGATTGTCCTCGTTTCTTCAGCAGATAATGAAAAAGTCGATTTCATTGCCCGTTGGCTGGCCGGTAATATATGGGGGGACGATTGGCTATATATTTGGGCATTGCTGCCTTGGCTGCTGATTTTGATTCCTTTCACATTATTTAAAGCACACCGGCTTGACATGCTCGGTTTGAATGAAGCTGTTGCGACAGGAATCGGTGTGTCGATTGAACGCGAAAGAGCCATATTATTGCTGACGGCAGTCGCCTTGGCCGCTTCCGCTGTATCTGTTACAGGCGGCATCGCATTCATCGGTTTGATGGCGCCTCACATCGCCAAATCTCTAATCGGTCCGCGCCATCGCATGAATCTGCCTATCGCCGTCCTGCTTGGCAGCTTTCTTTTATTGCTGGCGGATACAATTGGGCGTAATATTTTGGAGCCAAACGGAATCCCGGCTGGAATCATCGTGTCATTGATTGGTGCACCGTATTTTTGTTACTTATTACTGAAAAAATAAATAGGACTGGAACCCCCCGATTAGGGAGTTCCGGTCCTTTTTATCGTAAAGTCTGGAGATACCGTATACGATGCTTCCGTTCGGTCTCTCACTTCTTCCAGCGTGACACCTGGCGACGTTTCAATCAGCACCATGCCTTCTTCTGTAAAATCGAATACTGCCAAATCCGTGATCAGTCTGTCCACTACACGCTGACCAGTCAATGGTAAAGAACATCTCCTTTTCACTTTTGATTTACCATGCTTATTTACATGATCCATGATGATGACGACACGCTTGGCACCTGCGACCAGATCCATCGCACCGCCCATGCCTTTGACTACCTTGCCTGGAATCATCCAGTTCGCCAAGTCCCCGTTTTCGGATACTTCCATTCCGCCCAAAATTGCCAGATCAATATGGCCTCCGCGAATCATCGCAAATGATTCAGCACTGTCAAAGAACGATGAACCTGGTACTGTCGTAACAGTTTCTTTCCCTGCGTTAATCAGGTCCGCGTCTTCCTGACCTTCCACGGGATATGGACCGATTCCAAGGAGACCGTTTTCAGACTGCAGCAGCACATGAATATCTTCAGGGATTACGTTCGCAACAAGTGTCGGCATTCCGATGCCAAGATTGACGTTCATGCCGTCTTTAATTTCCTGCACAGCGCGATTGACGATAAGCTCTCTAGTATTACTCATAGTCACCTCTCCTTTTTACGCTTTTCTGACCGTTAAGCGTTCAATACGTTTTTCATAATCTTTACCAAGCAGCAATCGCTGCACGTAAATGCCGGGTGTATGAATTTCTTCCGGACTCAGCTCTCCCGCTTCCACGATTTCCTCTGCTTCCGCGATCGTAATTTTACCGGCCATTGCAGCTAGCGGGTTAAAATTACGGGCAGTTTTGCGATAAACCAAATTGCCGAGCGTATCCGCTTTCCATGCCTTTACAAGTGCAAAGTCCCCTATAATGCCTTCTTCTAATAAATACGTTTTTCCGTTGAAGTCTCTTGTCTCTTTACCTTCTGCAATAGGTGTTCCGACGCCGGTTGCCGTATAGAACCCGGGAATTCCTGCGCCGCCTGCCCTGATTCGTTCAGCCAGCGTTCCTTGAGGGCATAATTCCACTTCCAGCTCCCCGTTTAGAAATTGTGTTTCAAATATTTTGTTCTCTCCCACATAAGAGGAAATCATCTTTTTAATTTGTTTATTGGCAAGCAGCATACCGAGTCCATCATGATCTGTTCCGCAGTTATTACTGACGACAGTCAAATCCTTCACCCCGCTGTCGCGTAACGCTTCAATAGATTTCTCCGGAATCCCGCATAAACCGAATCCCCCTGCAATAATCGTATCACCGTCTTTCACGTCTGAAACCGCTTCCATAAATGATTGAACCAGTTTACTCATACCATTCCCCTCCTCCGACTTGTTACTACCAGTTTACGTATTTCTGCTGTATAAGTAAATGAATAGACTTAATCTTCCGTTTACAGTCAGGCTTGCGGCTATTCTATACTTTCTATCGCTTTCTAATGAAACGGGCGTACATTGCAAGCTGGAAAAAAGTCTATCATTAGACAATAACTAAAGCGGCGGCAGAAACATCCCCTGTGAGTATATGTTACTGCCCGTCTTACTAACACTGTATTTTTTAAAGTGAGCCACATAAACTATACGAATCAGTGAAAAGTGAATATAACATACACTCTTTCCTGCTTAGAAATAGCAAGCCAAATAGAAAACGAACCCAGCCGGGCTGATGCCTGGCTGGATTCGGTTGTTTCACGTGGAACAAATTAACTTTTTAAAACATTTTTGTCGTCCATGACTCTCCGTTCCATACAGTCGATACAACGCCTTCGTAAAAATCCGGTTCGTGTGAAATAAGCAATATGCTTCCCTTGTATTCCTTCAATGCACGTTTCAGTTCTTCTTTTGCATCATAATCCAAATGATTAGTCGGTTCATCCAGTACTAGCAAATTCGTTTCTTGATTGACTAGTTTACATAGACGTACTTTCGCACGCTCTCCCCCACTTAACACTTTTACCTTACTCTCGATATGCTTCGTTGTTAATCCGACACGAGCCAATGCGGCACGCACTTCGTATTGTGCGAAGTGCGGGAATTCACTCCATATCTCTTCCAGACATGTGCGATCTGTATCTGTTTTGATTTCTTGCTCAAAGTAGCCGATTGACAAATGCTCGCCTTGTTCAACTTTACCTGAAAGTGCAGGTATTTCCCCGAGAATACTTTTCAGAAGTGTTGTTTTCCCGATGCCATTCGCACCGGCAAGCGCAATTTTCTGGCCCCGTTCCATTGAAAGATTTAACGGCTTGGACAACGGCTCTTCATAACCAATCACCAAGTCCGTCGTCTCGAATAAATATTTCCCGGGAGTTCTTGCGGTCTTAAAATCAAAATGCGGTTTGGGTTTTTCCGAATCCAATTCGATGACATCCATCTTATCCAGCTTCTTCTGGCGGGACATGGCCATTCGGCTCGTCGCAGCATTTGCTTTATTACGGGCTACAAAGTCCTTCAGGTTGGATATTTCCTTCTGCTGCTTTTTGTACGCTGCTTCCACTTGCTGCTTCTTCATTTCATGCACACGCAAAAACTCATCGTAGTCGCCAGGATAACGATTGACTTGCTGGTTTTCCATATGATAAATCAAGTTAATGACACTGTTCAAAAACGGAATATCGTGGGAGATTAATATAAACGCACCGGGATATTCCTGCAAATACGTGCGCAGCCATTCAATATGTTCAACGTCCAAATAGTTAGTCGGCTCATCTAGCAATAAAATATCGGGTTTTTCAAGCAGCAGTTTTGCAAGTAATACTTTCGTACGCTGGCCGCCGCTCAGATCATTAACGTCTGTGTCCAGTCCAAACTCATTCAGTCCGAGACCATTTGCCACTTCTTCCACTTTTGCATCAATCATATAAAACCCGCTTTGCTCCAGCGAATCTTGTATTTGTCCTGTCTCTTCCAGCAGGCCTTCCAATTCATCCGGCTCCACTTCACCCATCTTCGCAAAGAGCTCATTCATTTCGGTTTCCATATCGTATAAATATTGAAAGGCCGTACGCAATACATCACGAATGGACATCCCTTGCTTAAGTACCGCATGCTGATCCAAATAACCGACACGTACACGTTTTGACCACGTAACAGTTCCGGCATCCGGCTCCAGCTGATGCGTTATGATATTCATAAACGTAGATTTACCTTCCCCGTTCGCACCAACTAATCCTATATGTTCACCTGCTAATAGACGAAATGAAACGTCATCAAAAATTGCACGGTCACCAAAACCGTGACTAATATTTTTTACTGTTAATAAACTCATGTATACACCTATTCCTTTTCCGTTATCTCAATAAAACTGTATATGTTATTTTACCATCCTCTACATATAATTACTTCGGAAATGAAAAAACAGCCGGTAATTTCTATTCAGCAAACTGACAAGGCGTTGTGGGTATAAATCCTGCAGCAGATGACGGATGGCCAATGAAAAAAGGACATGCGTGTAAAAATCGCATGTCCTTTTTTATTATTTCATTTTACTTAACTCTTCATTCATTGACTTAAACAATGCAAACAGCATCAGTACGATGATAAACGAGAACGGCAGCGCCGCTATAATAATCGTGTTCTGCAATGCAAGAAGCCCGCCTGCAGAAAGCAGGACCAATGCGATCGTCGACACAATAATACCCCATATCACCTTCACCGAGTTCGGCGGCGTCAAAGAACCATACGTTGACTGCATACCTAACACGTATGTTGCTGAGTCAGCCGATGTGATGAAGAACGATGTCACAAGCAGAATCGCAAACAACGACAGAACTAATGAAAACGGCATTGAGTTAAACATCTCAAATGCAACTACTTCAATATTCAATGAAGCTAAATCTGCTGTCCCATTACTTTGCATTTCAATGGCTGTTGTACCGAATGTAGAGAACCATAGGAACGCGAAGAATGAAGGAACAAGGAGTACACCTGCCATAAATTCACGAATTGTGCGCCCTTTTGAAACTCGGGCGATAAACATACTGACGAATGGTGACCAAGAGATCCACCAAGCCCAATAGAATATCGTCCATCCATCTAACCATCCGCGATTCTCACCATTGAGCGGAGCTGTACCCATACTCATATCGATAAGTTTTGTAAAATAGCCGCCCACTGAATCAGTGAACATATTCATAATCAGCAATGTAGGTCCAAGGATAAGTACTAAACCTAATAGAGCTACCGCCAAAATCAAGTTGGTATTGGACAAATAGCGAATTCCTCTACTTAACCCTGACCAAGCTGATCCAATAAACAGTATCGTCACGACTGTTACAATGACAATTTGTGATTGCATGCCTATCGAGAAACCAAATAAGTAGTTCAAGCCTGCGTTAATTTGAACAGCACCTAAGCCGAGTGATGTTGCCACACCGAAAGCGGTTGCAAAAACTGCTAGTACGTCAATTATAGTGCCCAAAGGACCTTTCGTTTTATCTCCAAAAATCGGCTGCAGCGTTGCAGAAATCAAGCCGGGCTGGCCTTTTCTAAACTGGAAGTATGCCAGAGCCAATGCGACCATTCCATACAGCGACCAGATGTGAAGACCGTAGTGTAAAAATGTTTTCCGCATGGCCTCTTTATAAGCAGCAGGCGTTTGCGGGTCTTCTGTTGCCGGTACGGCATAGTGAGATAATGGTTCTGCAGCGCCATAGAACACCAAACCAATCCCCATACCTGCAGAGAATAGCATAGCAATCCACGTAACTGTAGCGAATTGCGGCCGGTCTGTATCTTTCCCTAAACGGATTTTACCGTATGGGCTGAATATCATAAAAATACTGATCAGTAACAGCGCAGTCATAAGTAACATGTAGTACCATCCGAAAGTTGATGCCACAAGCGCTTTTCCGGCATTCGTGATACTCTCAAAATGAACTGGATTTATTACTCCATAACCTACCGCTATAACAATTAAAACAATGGTTATATAAAAGACTTTTGATATTCTCTTCATAGTTCCCCCTCTTGACCTGAATTGCACAAGCAAGTTTACACTATACTGTAAAAGTGCTCAGAAATCAAACCAATTTAAATCGTTATTTGATTAAATTAGAACGTGGTACAATGGAAAGCCCATTGCGACAGTCCTCCCTGCATTCCTATAACTTTTTAATAAAAAAATATCTATACGCATTCTTCTCAAGTACTCTCTTTTGGCACACTGGCTATTTATGCTGATAGAAGAATAGCCGGCTTTACCCCCTGCCGGCTAGTTTCTACTTATCCAAATACATAACCGCATAATTATCATTTTCCATCGGATGCGGTTCAAAACCTTTTACATAGTCAGCAAAGCCGATAGGCGGCGTTGTGTGAGCCAGCGGTACCCATGGAGCATCTTCATGGAATACTTCCTGCGCTTTTTTGTAGAGGTCGATTCGTTCATTTTCCTCAAATGTCACACGCGCCTGTTCGATGAGGTTCTGAAATTCTTTGTTGTCGTAAAACGCCAGATTATTTGCAGGCGGCTTCATATTGGTGTTACTTAGGTTCGGGTACAGGAAATTGTCCGGATCTGCCATAACACCCGTCCATCCAAACAATGCCATCGGATGCTGCCCTTCCCCGGTCTTTTCCAAATACGTTGCCCATTCATACGTTACGATTTTTGCTTTAACTCCAATTTCCTGCAAGTTTGCTTGTATCGCTTCCGCTGTTTTCATTGGCTGCGGCAAGTAAGGACGCGGATTATTCATCGTCCAAATTTCGGTCTCAAAGCCATCAGGATACCCGGCCTCTGCCAGCAATTCTTTCGCAGCCTCCGCGTCGAATGCATAATCCTCGATCTCGTCATTATAGCCCCACAGCGAAGGCGGGATCGGATTTTTGGCTACATCTGCAAAACCGCTGTAAAACCCGTCCACTAGCGATTGTTTATCAATTGCCATATTGATTGCCTGTCGGACTTTCACATCATCAAACGGTTTTTTCTGTGTATTCATGACCATGAATCCTTCATTGAAACTCGGGCGTTTGACCAGTTCCAGATTTTCATTGTCTTCAATTGTTTTTGCATCTTCCGGATTCATTCCATCAATGAAATCCGCTTCCCCGCTCAACAGCACATTCAATCGGGTAGAGTTATCCGGAACGACGGTGAAGATTATCTGATCGAGCATCGGCTGATTATCTATATAATAGTTTTCATTTGCTTTGACGACAATTTTGTCATTGCGTGTCCAACTATCGAATACAAATGGACCTGTACCGACAGGATTCTCAAAGAATCTTTCATTATATTGTTCAATCGCCGCTGGACTGGCTATGCCGAACATGGGAATCGCCAAGTAGCTGACGAACGGCGCAATCTTCTCTTTCAATTTAATCTCGACTGTTTGTTCATCGACTGCTTTCACATGTTCAATCTTATGATTCTCTTCCCCTTTAAATCCGCCGTATAAAAACGGATAGTACGGGAAATCACCGATATGGTATTCATTGTCCGGATCCATCCAGCGCTCAAAGTTGAATACTACTGCGTCTGCATTAAAGTCCGTCCCGTCATGAAATTTCACACCTGTCTTCAGTGAAAGTGTCCATGTCAGACCATCTTCACTCGTTTCATAGGACTCCGCCAATTTCGGCTGTAACTGCAAATCTTTATCATATTCAAATAATGTTTCAAAAATTGCATGAGTGACTCGGATAGACTCCCCATCTGTAATATTGATCGGGTCCAGACCAACCGAATCCGCTCCTCTTGCATAGATCATCGAGCCGCCTTTTTTGTTCCCTTCCTCCTTAGGCGCACCCGTCTCTTTTTCATTGTCATTTGAACATGCGCCTAAGAGGAGTAAACCTGCTAACATGCTCATCACAATTACAAATTTCTTCACTGCATTTCCTCCTTACGTTGATGGTCTAAGTTGCTACTTAACTATTCTCGATTAAACGTTTTGAAAAGTCAATAAATTTTGAAGGAATCTTCTTCACTTTTGCTGTTTTCCAATTAATATGGTTTACTTTGAGAATAATCAACTTTGGGAAACGGGGGAAGTCTTTCATGAATGATGCGATACACTATATTGAACGGAATAAAGACCAAATTCTGCAAACCTATCAGGAGCTGCACGCCATCGCTGAACCCAGTTGGCAGGAGCGGAACACTTCTCGCTACTTGCAGGATAAACTCTCAGCTGCCGGATTGACCATCACTGCCTATCAGGGCCACTATGGATTCATTGCAGAAATGGCCGGAAAAAAAGAGGGTGTTATTGCATTGCGCGCGGATATGGATGCACTGGTGCAGGAAATCGACGGAGAAGTGAAAGCCAATCATTCATGCGGACATGACGCACACAGCACGATGGCGTTATATACTGCGCTGGCATTGAAAAACAGTGAGGCAAACTTGCGCCATACGATTCGTTTTATTTTCCAGCCTGCAGAGGAACTGGCGGAAGGTGCACTGCAAATGATGGAGGAAGGTGTTCTTGAGGATGTATTGTTCTTAGGCGGTATTCATGTCCGGCCTCATTCAGAAGTTGCGTTCGGGAAATCTGCTCCTGCAATTCTGCATGGCTCGTCTGCAACGATTACAGGCACGATCACGGGAACACCTGCGCATGCAGCAAGACCGGAAGAAGGAAATAATCCAATTGAAGCGGCAAGTTTCCTCATTCAGGCTCTGATGCAGATCCGTTTGACGGGCAATAAAAAATTCTCCATCAAAATGACGGAACTGCATGGAGGCGAAACGAGCAACTCGGTTCCGGCAAGCGCCCGCTTTACATTGGATGTCCGGGCCGAGACGAATGACACGATGGATGCTCTGCTTGAAAAAGCACGCCACATCA
The Sporosarcina sp. P33 genome window above contains:
- a CDS encoding amidohydrolase, translated to MNDAIHYIERNKDQILQTYQELHAIAEPSWQERNTSRYLQDKLSAAGLTITAYQGHYGFIAEMAGKKEGVIALRADMDALVQEIDGEVKANHSCGHDAHSTMALYTALALKNSEANLRHTIRFIFQPAEELAEGALQMMEEGVLEDVLFLGGIHVRPHSEVAFGKSAPAILHGSSATITGTITGTPAHAARPEEGNNPIEAASFLIQALMQIRLTGNKKFSIKMTELHGGETSNSVPASARFTLDVRAETNDTMDALLEKARHIIQNTASLTETKITYKEEGYSPAATENTDAIGLARQAIASVLGEENAENPCISQGAEDFHFYTWKTPHIPATMIGLGCDLKPGLHHPQMSFNTDALIYGTKILTQLLLNADQKL
- a CDS encoding iron-hydroxamate ABC transporter substrate-binding protein; its protein translation is MKRFLLPVLFLLIVALGACGNKQDEPAKEEAPAKEEASGTITYESEDGPVEVPADPKRVIALSFAGNIMALDVDIVGVDSWSKMNPRFDSVLGEIEEVSDENIEKIIELDPDLIIGYNTAKNIDKLKEIAPTVTFTYGKVDYLTQHIEIGKLLNKEEEATKWVEDFKQRAQAAGEEIKAKIGEDTTVSVVENFDKQLYVYGDNWGRGTEILYQEMKLAMPEKVKEMALEAGYYALSTEVLPEFAGDYMILSKFNAADNSFMETETYKNIPAVKNHQVFEVNGEEFYFNDPLTLDYQLEFFKEHFLETK
- a CDS encoding ABC transporter ATP-binding protein, whose translation is MVRLYTDNLQVSYDDRLIVKGLSVKIPDKKVTAIIGANGCGKSTFLKAVTRLIPHQSGEIILDGGTIVKQKTKQLAQKLAILPQTQEAASGLTVGELVSYGRFPYQNAMGRLTARDMDVINWALDVTNTADFKHRQVDALSGGQRQRVWIAMALAQETDIIFLDEPTTYLDMAHQLEVLELLQKLNAEQQRTIIMVLHDLNQAARFADFIIAMKDGEIVQAGMCEEVIRPDILRKVFRIDAEIGMDPRTGKPLCITYDLLKGDE
- a CDS encoding BCCT family transporter; this translates as MKRISKVFYITIVLIVIAVGYGVINPVHFESITNAGKALVASTFGWYYMLLMTALLLISIFMIFSPYGKIRLGKDTDRPQFATVTWIAMLFSAGMGIGLVFYGAAEPLSHYAVPATEDPQTPAAYKEAMRKTFLHYGLHIWSLYGMVALALAYFQFRKGQPGLISATLQPIFGDKTKGPLGTIIDVLAVFATAFGVATSLGLGAVQINAGLNYLFGFSIGMQSQIVIVTVVTILFIGSAWSGLSRGIRYLSNTNLILAVALLGLVLILGPTLLIMNMFTDSVGGYFTKLIDMSMGTAPLNGENRGWLDGWTIFYWAWWISWSPFVSMFIARVSKGRTIREFMAGVLLVPSFFAFLWFSTFGTTAIEMQSNGTADLASLNIEVVAFEMFNSMPFSLVLSLFAILLVTSFFITSADSATYVLGMQSTYGSLTPPNSVKVIWGIIVSTIALVLLSAGGLLALQNTIIIAALPFSFIIVLMLFALFKSMNEELSKMK
- a CDS encoding ABC-F family ATP-binding cassette domain-containing protein, giving the protein MSLLTVKNISHGFGDRAIFDDVSFRLLAGEHIGLVGANGEGKSTFMNIITHQLEPDAGTVTWSKRVRVGYLDQHAVLKQGMSIRDVLRTAFQYLYDMETEMNELFAKMGEVEPDELEGLLEETGQIQDSLEQSGFYMIDAKVEEVANGLGLNEFGLDTDVNDLSGGQRTKVLLAKLLLEKPDILLLDEPTNYLDVEHIEWLRTYLQEYPGAFILISHDIPFLNSVINLIYHMENQQVNRYPGDYDEFLRVHEMKKQQVEAAYKKQQKEISNLKDFVARNKANAATSRMAMSRQKKLDKMDVIELDSEKPKPHFDFKTARTPGKYLFETTDLVIGYEEPLSKPLNLSMERGQKIALAGANGIGKTTLLKSILGEIPALSGKVEQGEHLSIGYFEQEIKTDTDRTCLEEIWSEFPHFAQYEVRAALARVGLTTKHIESKVKVLSGGERAKVRLCKLVNQETNLLVLDEPTNHLDYDAKEELKRALKEYKGSILLISHEPDFYEGVVSTVWNGESWTTKMF
- a CDS encoding iron ABC transporter permease, which gives rise to MILPHIRKKQRFLIGVFVLLILLLSTIAMGLGYASLEWKRIVPALLGQGTFKEEFVLYSIRLPRIILTILAGAALALSGAILQGITRNDLADPGIIGINSGAGAAIAVFFLFFPIDAGIFSVLLPLVGFAGAVATSILIYLFAYNRKTGLQPMWLVLVGIGFSMALSGVMIVLVSSADNEKVDFIARWLAGNIWGDDWLYIWALLPWLLILIPFTLFKAHRLDMLGLNEAVATGIGVSIERERAILLLTAVALAASAVSVTGGIAFIGLMAPHIAKSLIGPRHRMNLPIAVLLGSFLLLLADTIGRNILEPNGIPAGIIVSLIGAPYFCYLLLKK
- a CDS encoding CoA transferase subunit A; translated protein: MSKLVQSFMEAVSDVKDGDTIIAGGFGLCGIPEKSIEALRDSGVKDLTVVSNNCGTDHDGLGMLLANKQIKKMISSYVGENKIFETQFLNGELEVELCPQGTLAERIRAGGAGIPGFYTATGVGTPIAEGKETRDFNGKTYLLEEGIIGDFALVKAWKADTLGNLVYRKTARNFNPLAAMAGKITIAEAEEIVEAGELSPEEIHTPGIYVQRLLLGKDYEKRIERLTVRKA
- a CDS encoding ABC transporter substrate-binding protein — translated: MSMLAGLLLLGACSNDNEKETGAPKEEGNKKGGSMIYARGADSVGLDPINITDGESIRVTHAIFETLFEYDKDLQLQPKLAESYETSEDGLTWTLSLKTGVKFHDGTDFNADAVVFNFERWMDPDNEYHIGDFPYYPFLYGGFKGEENHKIEHVKAVDEQTVEIKLKEKIAPFVSYLAIPMFGIASPAAIEQYNERFFENPVGTGPFVFDSWTRNDKIVVKANENYYIDNQPMLDQIIFTVVPDNSTRLNVLLSGEADFIDGMNPEDAKTIEDNENLELVKRPSFNEGFMVMNTQKKPFDDVKVRQAINMAIDKQSLVDGFYSGFADVAKNPIPPSLWGYNDEIEDYAFDAEAAKELLAEAGYPDGFETEIWTMNNPRPYLPQPMKTAEAIQANLQEIGVKAKIVTYEWATYLEKTGEGQHPMALFGWTGVMADPDNFLYPNLSNTNMKPPANNLAFYDNKEFQNLIEQARVTFEENERIDLYKKAQEVFHEDAPWVPLAHTTPPIGFADYVKGFEPHPMENDNYAVMYLDK
- a CDS encoding CoA transferase subunit B; its protein translation is MSNTRELIVNRAVQEIKDGMNVNLGIGMPTLVANVIPEDIHVLLQSENGLLGIGPYPVEGQEDADLINAGKETVTTVPGSSFFDSAESFAMIRGGHIDLAILGGMEVSENGDLANWMIPGKVVKGMGGAMDLVAGAKRVVIIMDHVNKHGKSKVKRRCSLPLTGQRVVDRLITDLAVFDFTEEGMVLIETSPGVTLEEVRDRTEASYTVSPDFTIKRTGTP
- a CDS encoding iron ABC transporter permease, with product MTEQPNKKLFSFGSKLLACILLLLIVFVCSMKLGAAQTSWHDIWLSFTDSSDKNALLLKEIRMPREVGAVLVGAALAISGAIMQGMTRNPLADPGLLGLTAGANAALAIALAFIPSINYFGIMTACFIGSAAGALFVFGIASAKRGGFSPIRLILAGAAVSTFLFAIAEGVGLYFKISKNTSMWTAGGLIGTTWTQLQTIAPVILAGIFMAILLSRQLTLLSLNEEVAIGLGQNTFKVKIMLFIIIILLAGAAVALAGNLAFVGLMIPHIVRAIVGTDYRFIIPFSAAAGGTFMLLADILGRTLQAPFETPVAALVAIIGLPFFLLIVRRGGRAFS